tgaaaatgttaccctcagcatcgggtaaatggcctatcggaagttagaggttagacacgacatAATGTTCAAAAAGTGTCCcatcgtgctatacctctaacattgttggagtaccaaaatcaaagatggctgcctggcggccatattgttttttcgatcagtctcaaaatcagcatgacactgCTATGGACCAAGGAAATTATGCATGAAAAGTTTGAGAAATATCTCTCGAGTACTTCtcaagaaatagcggtaacaaacatcgactgccaaaatccaagatggctacctggcggccatattgttttttcaATCAGTCTCAAAATTGAAGATGTACTCAAAATGCAACTACATGTGTTTATcatgattaaaacaaatattgaattaACAGAAGCGATGAACATGCATCAGAGAATGCTTACCAGTGAAAAGATACAGACACTGACAGATGCTGGACgattacaaaattaaattcaCCGGTTCACCATTGCCGAATTCTGTCAAGGCACAATTACGTTTGGAAATGGAATATCTCTTCGATTGTGTCAAGCAAACTCACAGTATTGCAACACAAATAACTAAAATAGTCTTCATTAGGCCCAGATTGTGTTTACCTTGCCTCTTATCACAAAATCTATAACGGATATTACCTTGTACATCTAATAAAGGATGCGGAAAGTTTTccggtatatatttttttgttcaatttttattttttaaatattatattattccTTTAAAATTACTATCACAATTAATCAATAAAATAGATTATAATTTTGTACGGTGTCTACCATTAATTTTATTCGTGTATTAGGCCTATGAATCTATATTGCATCTCAATCATCGCGTGTTTGGTTCCTATCttgtaatatttcattgaattccGGTTAATGATAGCGACACACATGACAACAAACATCCACGTCGTTGTCTCTCGGTCTGTCAAAACTAACCCTATTTACCTATATAAGTGAACAAAAACTTGCTGCTGACATGTCtttgtattatacattattgtcaattttgtatttgattaATGTATTTTCGTTTTGCTCCTGTCACCCAAGTCCTCGATGCCTGCTGATTTCGTTCGACGGATTTCGGTGGGACTACTTGAACAAATTCAACACGccaaattttgacaaaattttgaaGGAAGGTGTAGTCGCCACTAGAGGAGTGGTAAACGCGTTCATTACAAAGACGTTACCAAACCACTACAGTATAGTAACGGGCTTGTACGAGGAGAGTCATGGCATTGTTGGGAACACTATGTACGATCCAGATTTTCATGAGGTattccatatatataacaagCAGCAAGTCACAGATTCGAAATGGTTTGATAACGGAGGGGAACCTATATGGGTAACAAATCAGAGACAAGGTAGTTCACATCGCAGTGGTGTGCTATATTGGCCGGGAAATGGGGCAGCAGTGAAGGGATTTAGACCTTATAGGTATGAGCTTTATAACCCGGATGTGAAAAACGAAACTAGGATTGACAAAATCATAAAATGGTTCACTGACGACTATCCTATCAACCTTGGTATATTGTACTTTGAGCAACCTGATCAACTTGGACACGAAGTTGGGCCAGATTCTCCAGAGATGAGAGAAATGATTGAAGCCTTGGATACACTTGTTGGATATCTTCTACAAAAAATTGAAGAGAATGATCTACAGGATTTAAATCTGATTATCACAAGTGACCATGGCATGGCTTCCACACCAGAATCAAAAATCATTAATCTAGATGATTATATAGATCTGCTAtcatatcaaatattttcttcaaatcCTATTGGAAGTGTTCTGCCAAATGAAGGTACAGTtgtacatatttcatttatttaaaattcatttatcATGAATAGATGCTTAACTAAAAGGACTGaaactttttgaaattttcaaggTTCAGTTTATATACTATCAGCTTTGAAATACTTACGAAGCATTTATTTCAGTTACAAGTTATATgtacactacatgtacatcattatGTACTTGGATGTCaaagaattttttatttatgtttaaaattaagGAACAATTTTGTGATGTTAAAGGAAAAGAAGAGGAGATTGTAAAGAACCTGTCCAAAGTGGAGCATTTAAAAGTATACAGAAAAGAAGACATACCAGAAAGATACCACTATGACCATAACAGGCGGATACAGCCCTTACTGTtggtgacagatgaaggatatTCATTAAGACACAATAACTCTGCAGTGCCAAGTTAGTCACATTTAATAGCTTTTAAGTAAAACTAACGACGTACAGAGATATCTCATTAGATGCAGTTTCCTAAAAAAAGTGGTCTAGACTGACACCCATTACTAACTTTTGTATATTTGTACCAATAGTTTATACATATTGGTAAGTTTAAGTCAACCATTTTGGTTGATGATTGGTTTGGCTGTTTGACTTTGGATCTATATCAAGTTGTAGTAAAGCTAGAGTTCCTGGAGAAAACTACTTATAACCTGTAAGGCAAGTACCTGTCAACTTCAACAAGCTTATAGCTCAGAGTTAAAGGCCTCATTGTAAATGTGAGACCCTAAAGTAAAATTAGTGCCAAATATTTTAAATCTCTAAACAAGTTCTTTTCGAgcattcataattctaaattttCCAAGATCAAATTAAATCACTAACAATTACTATGAGATCTTCAAGGTTACAGGGTTACAGGgttaaatatgtcaaatttttaattataactaTTAAAGAGACTAGTGGTTCAGTAACAACCCTTTAATGTCTTCTACAGTATTGGTAGTGACATTTCTATGCATTCTTTAATTGTAGAACAATTTCATGcagaatgatatattttatctaCAGTACAGGTAAATGGAAATCATGGTAGATCGTCATATTTGTTTCtcattttctatcaaaaataaTGCAGTCTCATACCAAACGATATATCTATTTTACAGGAGGTAACCACGGTTATAGCAACATGTTACCAGACATGCATCCATTATTTGTTGGGATGGGTCCAGCATTTAAGAAAGGAACAACGCTAGAATCTCTGCACATTGTAGATATTTATCCCTTAATGTGCCATATTATGGGCCTGAAACCCGCCCCAAACAATGGATCCTTAGAACATGTCAAGTCAATACTGATTGGTGAGGACAACGATAATGTCTTCCTTGTTTGTAAGTTTTGgatttacaattttgtaaaatatttgtgaatatgTGTTGTGAGATGGTTATAGGAATCACATGATACTGTAgatattaccataaacattgTATAGATCTGTGTCTCTTAGAAACAGAGGCAGCATCACATCTAGTCTTAATTAACATAAGAAATCCTGTTTTTCTGTTGGTATATAGCCACATCCATTTAAAGGCTTAGTGTTAGTGTTATATGATGGCCCTGtctacaaatatatttaatattgcTATGTTGTAACACTAAATACCAAGTAGTTTTAAAAGTATACTTATCAAATATTATAGATACACTGTAGCTTTGCCATTTGTATAATTATTCttaatattcataatttgtatCCCTAATGAAAAGGTAAATAAGGCTTTGAGAGAAAGTTTTTATGAATGAGTTATTTTCTAATAAAGAGGAAGTGGAAACACTTTGGGAGAAGTCCAGTCTTATTGATTCAATGTATTAACTTCAGTACTCTACATAGATCTATCATTGTTCTGTTGTAGATATTGTCATATTAATCTTCATTGCCTTGGTTGGAGGGATATTTAGTATTGCGGCTTGCCGGCAGCAAATTTTCCACAGAAGGCACAGACACAGAAAAATACAGCTGGGATCACTTACAACCCTACCTAGTTCATTTCACAGCCTTACTACGGCAGTAAATGGTGGGCATGTCCCTCTTCTGGTGAACTCGGACACAGAAGATGAGTTTTAAAGAGGGGAGGGAGTGATGTACCATTATTACTGCTTACATGTAACTACATTCCTGAAATGCGTCTGTAGTATAGGGGATCatcattattgttttgttatgatACAGATGTAATATAGTCCCCAGTACTTTACcatattgtttatgtttattcTTTACCTGTAAAGTAAAGATTTATCAATTCCATTTTACATCCCTTTGGTCGTAGAAAGTCTCCCATTTGTGTAGTTGCTAATCCCTTCATATtgctatatatacaaatattgctatatatacagtgaaacctgccttagtgaccaactctgtatgAAGACCACTTTAGTTTTTCTTTGTCTCTTGGGTGGTCAgtacagacaggtttgattgtactTGTATTTTATAAAGATATTTCAGATGATATTTAGATGGTTGTtgcaatacattttgtattttgattcaGGGCTGAAGAAGTTATCTGAAATATCAGATGTGCATGGTGATGTTATGGTGCAAATATGTATTTGCTCAAAGTGTATATGGTATGACTGGTTAAGTCTTTTAAAAGATCAATTGTAATTTATCAGAGGATTAAAAGAGGTACAGAAGTGGAGGGTGTCATGAACTCATATTTAACATTGTCCTTCAGTCTTGATCTAGAAGAGTGCCATATACATGTGCATAGGTGTAGTGGATGATAACTCAaagacagttgcaggataaattaCTCTTAATTGGTTAGtctgaaatttgtttttttttagttctTTCCTTTATATTAACAAAGTATTAGTAAATTTAGTAATAGAAAGCAGTTAGATTTGTTTTCATATCATGTTTTTCTAAATTTCCACTTAATCTCCGTTCTCTGTTGAAAGTTTTATGATATCATAGTTTTAGATGAGAAGATCTTTGCATTTTCTAATTGATATTCTTTTTCTTGATGCAATGTTGTACATTCCTTTCTTCTACCTATATAACCTCAGACAGAGATGGGTGATGATGGActgtttctttgtaaatgtcAAACATTCCATGTACATGAAGGGACCACCCAGCAAAATATTGTGTCATGCGTTAGTGGACTAATtaaattgtgatatatatttgtcaTTATTAACAGCTGTTTAGTATTAATGGTTTGATTTTTCTTCAtgtttattgaatttatttttgtctttgcctttg
The nucleotide sequence above comes from Argopecten irradians isolate NY chromosome 1, Ai_NY, whole genome shotgun sequence. Encoded proteins:
- the LOC138328777 gene encoding bis(5'-adenosyl)-triphosphatase enpp4-like — translated: MSLYYTLLSILYLINVFSFCSCHPSPRCLLISFDGFRWDYLNKFNTPNFDKILKEGVVATRGVVNAFITKTLPNHYSIVTGLYEESHGIVGNTMYDPDFHEVFHIYNKQQVTDSKWFDNGGEPIWVTNQRQGSSHRSGVLYWPGNGAAVKGFRPYRYELYNPDVKNETRIDKIIKWFTDDYPINLGILYFEQPDQLGHEVGPDSPEMREMIEALDTLVGYLLQKIEENDLQDLNLIITSDHGMASTPESKIINLDDYIDLLSYQIFSSNPIGSVLPNEGKEEEIVKNLSKVEHLKVYRKEDIPERYHYDHNRRIQPLLLVTDEGYSLRHNNSAVPRGNHGYSNMLPDMHPLFVGMGPAFKKGTTLESLHIVDIYPLMCHIMGLKPAPNNGSLEHVKSILIGEDNDNVFLVYIVILIFIALVGGIFSIAACRQQIFHRRHRHRKIQLGSLTTLPSSFHSLTTAVNGGHVPLLVNSDTEDEF